From Polynucleobacter ibericus:
AGTCAAAGGCCTGAATTCCTGACCTCAGAAACATATCAAGCCTCCGAGACCGTCAGCTGGAGACGGCTCTACTTTAGAAAGTATTTTTCCAGCTAGTCATAAATCTTCATAGTTGCCATTAATCTGGTTTTGATCGCATCTCTTAGGGGTTTGGGGCCCAGAACCTCGACATCCGCGCCCTGCCTCAAGATATCTAATAGCAATTCACGCTCATCGCTATAGGGAATGCTTAAGACGAATGAACCGTCATCTTGTATCTCGCCCTTTTGGTCTGGGTGCCATACTTCCCTGGCTACCCATCTTGCCCTAAAGGGGCTAAATTTTAGTTTGGCAATCTGGTGTTTAGTGCCGGCAAAAATCCCATAACCAGATTCAAGCTCAGCTCTTAAATCAGCCTCCTCAATGGATACCGCTGGCTTATCCAATAGAGTTACAGCCTCCAAAGCATCCATACCAAAAGTTCTTAAATCATCCTTATTATGGCAAAAGGCATCCAAGTACCAGTTATCTCGGTAATAAACCAATCGCTGCGGCGAAATTTCCCGCTCTGTTAACTGATTGTCTTGCCTGCCGTAATGCGTGATTTGCAGTCGCTTCCTAGCCAGTAAGCCATGGGCAACAACTTCAAAGAATTTAGTTGGCGTATTTCGCCTTGCAAGCGTTGTTACTCGAATTCTTCTCGATACCTCTCTGGCTGAATAATCCCCCTTCTCCAGGAGCTTTTCCAGTCTCTCGCGAATGGGGTTTACTTGTGACCCAATCAAGCCTTCCGGATCAATGCTGCGGAGTAATTCAATCACCGAAAGTAGGGAATGAATCTCAAACTCGTTAAGCCATAGACCTGGAAGAGCGCTTAGGTTCTCTCCGGGAGTATTTTGTAATACGTATCCACCCAAGTCAGAATCCCAGGCAATTGGCGCGCCCAAACGATCTCGTAGATACTCCAAATCACGTCTAAATGTTGCTCTCGAGATTTCCAGCTCTTTTAAAAATTGCTCGGTAGTCACCAATTTACGATCACTAAGCATTTTTTGAATCTTATAAAAGCGCTCGGTTCTATCCATTGCCATTCCCATAAATGCAACATTTGTAATTAATATTATTTTCTATAAGCATAGTCTCATGGGGTGACTCTGGCTCAGATCAACAATGAATTCTTAATCAACTACACAAGGATTCATTATGAAAAAGCTGCGTTTATATACAGTATTGGCTGCCAGTATCGCTGCAACCTCAATTGGGAGTGCCCAGGCCCAATCAACCACATTTGATGGATTTTTTGGTCAAGTTGGCATTGGCTATGAATCAGTCGCACCATCGCTTAGTTATGGAAACATTAACATTACGAATAATGGTTCACCAGTTGCAAGCCTACCTATTTCATCAAGCGTAAGTAATTCAAATAGCTTTGCTGGGACAGTAACAGCTGGATATAACTTTGCAATCACAAAAGATTTCTTACTCGGCCTTGGTGCTGAGTACTCACCAATTGCAGGCTCAAAGGCGAATTTTAGCGGCAGCAATGCAACGTTAGGTACCATCAATGGTCAATACAACAAAGAAAATTCATATAATATTTTCTTGTCGCCAGCGACACCAATTGGCAAAGATGGCTTGCTTTATGGAAAGGTGGGTTACACAGGGGCTTCAGTTAAATCACAGTACAGCGGGGGTAACTCAACCACTAGTAATTTGACTGGTTACTCATTAGGGGTTGGTTATAAGCAATTTATAACCGCTGGTTTATACGGCTTCGGTGAAGTTAATTATGCAAGCTATAGCAATCTCTCATTTAATGACTCAGCTACAAGCGGAACATATAGGGCAACACAGACTACAACCATCAGTGCCAACGCTGTAAATCTATTAGTTGGTGTTGGGTATAAGTTTTAATTAGATGTGACTTGCTGCTAGCTCATTACAGTGGCAGAATAAAGCGTGTTGTTGAAGCGAGCTGTGTCACCTTCAGCCTTGTGCCAGTAGTGTCAATAGTCGTACTGGCAACACCAAGTTACCTATTCTAATTTTGGCGGAAAGCGAGTCGCCTTTCCATATTCCAGCAGCGTAGATAGTCGTGCTGGATCCAGAACTTAAATGATGCAAATTGACTAAAGTAAGTTTCTATTATTTTCAAATGACTGAGCACCAAAAACCTAAAATGCGAGCAGCAGATGCTTGGCTAAAAAAGTTAGAAACGTCTAACTTGACTACGCAGGAAAAGATTGATGCAACAAAAGTGTTGCTTAGGCTATGGAAGATTCAAGATAGAAATAAAGTTCTTTTTGACACTCTTGGACTTGGTCATGATGGGCATCTGAAAAAATAAACTCAAAATGAATAATCCGAAATTAACAACTAAAATGACTAGCCCTTTGGTGCTAGCTTGGCGCAATGCGATGAATGAATCAACACTAACAAATCAGGAGAAGATTGAAGCGACCAAGGTGTTAATGAAACTTCGTCAAGCGCAGGAGAGAAACAAGGCTCTCTTTGATAGCCTCGGACTAGATCACCGTGGTAATCCATTGGATAAGGTCAAAATATTGAAACCAAGGTTATCGAAATGACTCGCGTAGGTTCATATGAGCTTTATAAATGCCCAAAGTGCAACCAAATTCATGTCAAGTCAAACTATTCATCAATTAGTATTTCAATGCCATACGATGCTTGGTTTGCGCCCACAGACTTAAAGGCATGCAAGAAGTGTGGGGAGATTTCGGCGTTTTCTGAATATCTACATTTAAAGTCAATATGGGTTCCCCCTGGAGGACTTCCTAAGGATGATGATCCAAGATCCATCTATCCATATTTCACTAGGTAGCGTTAAAACCTGCGCCAAATAATTTCGAGAGTTACTCGATAAAGGGCTCTCGAGTCCAATAATCGCGCCCTCCACCTTGCCTGTGGAGATCTTGCTTTTACGGTGCGATTCCTCTGATCTGATGACCTCCTCGAAGGCCTTCTCTTGGGCCTCTGCAGCGGCCTTGTTCTTTGCCAACTGCGAAGCGGGTACGACCTCTTTACTCTCAATTATCTGCTTGAGAGTTTTCATACCTTTTATTTTTCCAACATACTCAAGATCATTCATGCATTAATAATAATTCTTTCCTGAGGGCGTGCTGGGAATACCTTATTCAAATCCATCGTCTCTAATGGGCTCATTCTGTCCAGGCAAACTCATTCCGCTTGCCACCTTATAAATCGGATCCCTCGCGTTAACTTGCTCTTGCGCCCAACTTATCCAACCGCCTAGCTCTTCTTTGTTTTTACGTCTCACAACCCTATTGCCCTTTATGGCTTTTACAAACTCTCTAAGCACGGCCAATTCATTCCAGCGCTCTGCTGCATCCTTGAGCTGACCCCATTTCCAGGCTTCTACCTCCCGAGCCCATTTAATGTCGGCTAGGCGCTTGCGCTCTGCCTGCTCCCTTGCCTCACTAGCCTCTCGCTCCACTCTCGCTATCTTGGCATCAAATGAAAGCTCAGAAATGAGATTTATCAATTTCCCAAGCTGCTCCTCAACGCTGGTCTTTTCAGAATCTTTAACAATCTTCCAGCCGTATATATCGTTATGGCGAATTCTTAGCTCTAGCCTTCCAGATGGAATGTAGTCAATATCCATCATGTATGAGTGAGTGTGTCCACCACTACTCCAACTGCTTTTTCTCTTCATCGGCTTAGGCGGTTTAGTACTTACCTCATAAAACTCAATTGTCACTACATCGTCATCCCTCTTAAATGCAGTAACTTCCGCATTTGAATATTTACGATAGCCACCCAACCGATAACCGCGAGAGGTGAATTCGTTGATGAGGGTCTGAAGTATTCGCTTTACCCGTGGAACGCTATGTGGACCAATCTGGACATCAAAGCCAGCTTTAGATTCTGATCTTCCAAATTTGGAATGGTTTTCCATCTGGAAGTCCTTGAAGGTCTTCTCGATCTCTTCATGGAATTTATTGCCCTTGTAAACCTCTACAACTGGAATAGGCTCAGCAGGCTTATTTAGCCTAGCCTCCATGATTGCTTTATCCCGAGTGCGGACATGGATCAGGGGATCATGTTCGTTCCACCAAGGCTCTAATGGAGGCCTCTCTCCTGTTACCTTCCCATGCTCCAGCTTAGCCCAATAGCCTAATGGCGGCTTAGGTACACCGTACTGCTTGCACCACTTGCCAAGGGCAACATCGGAGAGTCCAATCCTGAGCGCAACCTTAGTGGCCGGCTCAGTCCACAGAAGTTCGTATATTTCACTGCGTGTGTATGATTCTCTTTCCATCGCCAACCCCTCCAGAATATGAAGACAATTTATCAAATTGTACGAATGAAATCTGGGGGTATTTTTGGGGGCACTCTTTGAAATTCGTACCTTTTTGATGGCACGTAACCATATGATTTTGGGCTACAAAATGGCGTTTAGTTCGATCTCCGCCGATACAATCCACCAATTGAAACATGGGCATCCCCTAAGGTTAAGCTAACAATCCAGCCGAAAACTTAGGGGATAGCCATGGAAGTAATGCACTTATCAAAACCGTTTAGCGTTGGTGTTTACAGCGACTTCAGAAAGAGTAAGCTGGGTCCTTGGGTACGCATCGGGGAGTTTGACAAACTGGATGAGGCTATCGACGCATGCAAGAAGGTTGTGGACGACTTTCTTCAATCCCCCATCAACGCATTTATAGTGCCTGAGAGGCTCGAAACTGCTTTTTTAAGCTATGGGGATGTTCCAGCTATAAACGGCGCCGAAAACCTGCCTTCCTTTGATATCTATGCGTATCTTGCCATGCGTTGCAGGGAAGTTTCCCATCCATCTAAATCCAAATCTAGGCAATGTTTTGCTGGTGGGTAGAATGGTGGGTAGAAAGCCCTCAAAAAGAAAGAGCCCCATGGATAGGGGCTCTCAGGGTGCTACTGGCGGAAGGGGCGGGATTCGAACCCGCGGTAGGCTATTAACCTACGCACGCTTTCCAGGCGTGTGACTTAAACCGCTCATCCACCCTTCCGTACAGCCATCAATTATACGATTGCCGGAAGGGTTTAGCCTCAAATGCCTGTTTTGGGCGTTTAGAGAGACTCTTTGAGCTGATCCAAGATGTGTGGATTTTCCAAAGTGGAGGTATCTTGAGTCACTTCCTCGCCTTTAGCAATCACACGCAAGAGACGACGCATGATCTTGCCAGAACGGGTCTTAGGCAAGTTATCGCCGAAACGAACGTCCTTCGGTTTAGCAATCGGACCAATCTCTTTGCCAACCCAGTTACGCAATTCGGTAGCCAACTTCTTAGCTTCTTCGCCTGTTGGGCGACCGCCTTTAAGAACTACGAATACACAAATCGCTTCACCAGTCAGTTCATCAGGACGACCAACTACTGCTGCCTCTGCAACCAATGGATTAGCAACTAAGCAAGATTCAATTTCCATGGTTCCCATGCGGTGGCCGGAAACGTTCAATACGTCATCGATACGACCAGTGATGGTGAAGTAGCCAGTATCTTTATTACGGATTGCACCGTCACCTGCCAGATACAAAGTGCCACCCAACTCTTCTGGGAAATAAGATTTCACAAAACGATCTGCATCATTCCAAATCGTACGAATCATCGAAGGCCATGGACGCTTTACAACCAAGATTCCGCCCTGACCGTTCGGCACATCAACACCCGCCTCATCCACAATCGCTGCCTGAATCCCTGGCAATGGCAATGTGCAAGAGCCTGGAATCATCGGTGTCGCACCTGGTAATGGTGAAATCATATGACCACCAGTTTCGGTTTGCCAGAAAGTATCAGCGATTGGACAGTTGGAGTTACCAACATTTTCGTAGTACCACATCCAGGCTTCTGGATTAATTGGCTCACCAACCGAACCCAAGAGGCGCAGTGAAGATAAGTCGTAGCTCTTTGGATGCACTGCTTGATCGTTGCTAGATGCTTTGATCAATGAACGAATTGCTGTTGGCGCTGTGTAAAAAATAGATGCTTTGTGTTTTTGGATCATGTCCCAGAAACGGCCTGCATTTGGATAGGTAGGAACGCCTTCAAATACGATCTCAGTAGCGCCTACTGCGAGTGGGCCATAAGTAATATAAGAGTGGCCTGTTACCCAACCAATGTCAGCAGTACACCAGAACACATCGTTTGGCTTAATGTCAAAGGTCCACTTCATGGTCAGAATTGCCCACAAGAGGTAGCCACCCGTAGAGTGTTGAACACCCTTTGGCTTACCAGTTGAACCTGATGTATAAAGAATAAATAATGGGTGCTCAGCGCTTACCCACTCTGGCTCACAAGTAGTTGCTTCATTAGCAACGATTTCTTGCATCCAAACGTCGCGACCTGCCTGCATCGTGACATCAGTACCAGTACGCTTACTTACGATTACATGCTTAACCTTAGGGCACTCACCAGTAGACAGTGCTTCGTCGCAAATGGCTTTTAATGGCAATGCTTTGCCGCCGCGGAACTGTCCATCAGCAGTAATGACTGCAACGGCGCCAACGTCCATAATGCGATCGCGCAAAGCTTGAGCAGAGAAGCCACCGAACACTACAGAGTGAATTGCGCCGATACGGGCACAGGCTTGCATGGCAACAATGCCTTCGATAGTCATTGCCATGTAAATGATGACGCTGTCGCCAGACTTGACACCCATCTTGCGCAGTGCATTTGCCATTTTGCAAACGCGCTCGAGCATCTCTTTATAAGTTACCTTAGTAACGGTGCCGTCATCTGCTTCAAAGATGATGGCCGTTTTATCACCTAGACCCGCTTCAACTTGGCGATCTAAACAGTTATATGAAGCATTGGTTGTGCCATCTTCGAACCATTTATAGAAAGGCGCTTTGGACTCATCCAATACCTTGGTAAATGGCTTTTTCCAATAGAGGTTTTCTTTAGCAAGACGACCCCAGAAACCATCGTAATCTGCATTTGCTTCAGCACAAAGCTTGTTATAGGCTTCCATGCCTGGAATGGCCGCGCTCTTTACAAAGTCTGCAGGTGGGTTAAATACGCGGTTTTCTTGCTTTAATGGTTCCATGCTTCACAGCCCTCTATCAAATAATCAATAATCTAAAATCAACTACAAATGCGAGAAAATGTCGCAAAATGACAGGTTTACACCCTCAAGACCCTAGAAGATAAGTGAAAACACTGGGGATTTGCTCTATGGCAAACCCTTAAAATAGGGCAAACCTTACTAATAATGTGGAAATAAGCCAAAAACCATGACAAATATCAAACAAAACGACCTGATTCAAAGCGTTGCCGACGCATTTCAGTTTATTTCTTATTACCACCCTAAGGACTTTATTACTGCCATGGGTAAGGCTTATGAGCTCGAACACGGCGAAGCGGCTAAGGATGCTATTGCGCAAAT
This genomic window contains:
- a CDS encoding helix-turn-helix transcriptional regulator, whose protein sequence is MDRTERFYKIQKMLSDRKLVTTEQFLKELEISRATFRRDLEYLRDRLGAPIAWDSDLGGYVLQNTPGENLSALPGLWLNEFEIHSLLSVIELLRSIDPEGLIGSQVNPIRERLEKLLEKGDYSAREVSRRIRVTTLARRNTPTKFFEVVAHGLLARKRLQITHYGRQDNQLTEREISPQRLVYYRDNWYLDAFCHNKDDLRTFGMDALEAVTLLDKPAVSIEEADLRAELESGYGIFAGTKHQIAKLKFSPFRARWVAREVWHPDQKGEIQDDGSFVLSIPYSDERELLLDILRQGADVEVLGPKPLRDAIKTRLMATMKIYD
- a CDS encoding outer membrane protein, translating into MKKLRLYTVLAASIAATSIGSAQAQSTTFDGFFGQVGIGYESVAPSLSYGNINITNNGSPVASLPISSSVSNSNSFAGTVTAGYNFAITKDFLLGLGAEYSPIAGSKANFSGSNATLGTINGQYNKENSYNIFLSPATPIGKDGLLYGKVGYTGASVKSQYSGGNSTTSNLTGYSLGVGYKQFITAGLYGFGEVNYASYSNLSFNDSATSGTYRATQTTTISANAVNLLVGVGYKF
- the acs gene encoding acetate--CoA ligase; protein product: MEPLKQENRVFNPPADFVKSAAIPGMEAYNKLCAEANADYDGFWGRLAKENLYWKKPFTKVLDESKAPFYKWFEDGTTNASYNCLDRQVEAGLGDKTAIIFEADDGTVTKVTYKEMLERVCKMANALRKMGVKSGDSVIIYMAMTIEGIVAMQACARIGAIHSVVFGGFSAQALRDRIMDVGAVAVITADGQFRGGKALPLKAICDEALSTGECPKVKHVIVSKRTGTDVTMQAGRDVWMQEIVANEATTCEPEWVSAEHPLFILYTSGSTGKPKGVQHSTGGYLLWAILTMKWTFDIKPNDVFWCTADIGWVTGHSYITYGPLAVGATEIVFEGVPTYPNAGRFWDMIQKHKASIFYTAPTAIRSLIKASSNDQAVHPKSYDLSSLRLLGSVGEPINPEAWMWYYENVGNSNCPIADTFWQTETGGHMISPLPGATPMIPGSCTLPLPGIQAAIVDEAGVDVPNGQGGILVVKRPWPSMIRTIWNDADRFVKSYFPEELGGTLYLAGDGAIRNKDTGYFTITGRIDDVLNVSGHRMGTMEIESCLVANPLVAEAAVVGRPDELTGEAICVFVVLKGGRPTGEEAKKLATELRNWVGKEIGPIAKPKDVRFGDNLPKTRSGKIMRRLLRVIAKGEEVTQDTSTLENPHILDQLKESL